The stretch of DNA CCGGCGTGGTTTCATCTAATGGATTGCTGGCATCACAGGCGGCTACCACCAGACCCGGGATAAGGAGCAAAAGGGCATGTGTCCGCATGGTTCACATCGGGTTTAGGGTTGCACATGAACGGTAAGCGTCACAAACCAGCGCCGACCAGGTTGGAAAGGCATCAGCGCCGGACGTCGCAGATTCAGCAGGTTAAAAGCACCGCCTTGGAGCTCCAGGAAGCGGCCTAGATTGCGCGTAATTGTCAGGTGCCAGAGGCTGTAGCCTGGTGCATACTCGTCAGGGCGGTTCACCACCCCATTGCCATCCACATCCCGATAGCCGTACCGGCTGCGCCAGATGCCCCAGAGCGCTACGGTCCCTTTCAGCGGCGCTAACCGCCAGCGCAGATGAACCGTGCCGCTGTGTCGGGAACGTCCAAAGAGGCCGCCGTAGTCCTGGCGCTGCAGACGATAATCGCGGCCTGATGCCGTGCGGCCAAAGAGCCGCCCCGCGTCAATGGCCGCAAGCACATCTCGGTCGGCCGTCTCCAGATACTGGTAGCTCAGGCCGAATGTCACGGCTGACCGGGGCCGAACCGTCAGCGTAGCTTCCAGCCCGCGGGTGTAGATGCGCTCCAGGTTGAAGTAGGAGTAGACAAACGCCTGATTGGTCTTTTGAGCAACCGGCTGCACGTCAATCAGGTCCCGGACTTCGTTATGGAACAGGTTAAGGGAAACCTCCAGGCGCTTAAAGAGCTGCACGTCGCCGCCCAGGTTGAAGGCAACAGAGCTTTCTGCACGTAACGGGGCGACACGGTCTGGATCGATGAGGAGCCGGGCGATCTGTCCGGCCGCCTGCAATCGCTCCAGCTCTTCCCGAAAACGCGCGGTACCAAACACGCTGTAGCCAGCCGCTGTATTGGTGAAGACCAGGTAGCGCTGGCGGAAGGCTGGAGCCTTGAAGCCGCTGCCCACCGATACGCGGAGTCGGTAGTGCTCGGAAGGCCGAACCAGCAGGGCCAGCCGAGGACTGAAGCGGCTGGCATAGTCACTGTGGGTGTCGAACCGAAAACCTGAGACCACTTCCAGCCAGGAGCGAGGCGCCCATTCGTGCTGGGCAAAGAAAAAGCCGCTCCGGGCTGTAACGCGACCGGCATAGCGATCGCCCTCCAGCGCTTCCTGCACGGCGCCGCTGCCTATTGTCAGCAACTGGCGATGGGGCAGCAGTTGCTGCAGGCGCACTTCCAGCTTGCGATAGGCCTGCGCAAAGCGATCCTGGTAGTATAGCGCACCGTCCGCCTGCCGGGTCATACGGGTACGGGTCGCATAGCCTGTCAGGTAGAGCGAGAGGTCCAGCCGCAGCCGGCGAGTAAGCTGCTGTTGCCAGCGCGGATGCAGGCTCCAGTCCACCTGGCGGTACGTCTCGTCGTAGGGGATGTCCGCCAGGGCGAACGCGCTGAGCCGCTGCTGACGATGGTGGCGAGCTGCCAGCGATAGCAGCGAGCGACGGGGCAGGTCCCAGGTGAGGTAAACGTCGGCGGTATAGTCGCGCAGGGCCGGGGCAGTAGGGCCAAAGACGTCCGGTGCCAGATCATACCCTTCGGTGCGGTAGTGGTCCACCAGTAAGAAAGCGCCCAGGCGGCCGCGCCGCAGCTCTGTGGTGGTCCCGATCTGATGCGTGCCGTGCGTTTCTGTGCGCGCGTGCAGCGTAGCGGCCAGTGGTGCGGCTGGACGGCGGCGGATCAGGTTAACTACTCCAGCCAGCGCTTCACTCCCATAGAGGGAGGAGGACGGACCGCGAACGATTTCAATGCGGTCCAGCCCCTGCACCGTAAAGCGATCTAAATCCAGCGTGCCCGCTGTGCGACCGATGATGGGCTCGCCGTCAAGCAGCAGCAACGTGTAGTCGGGCTCAAAGCCCTGTATCATGAGGCCGGTGCCGTGGTCTTCGAAAAGCAACAGGCCGGGTTGCTGGGCCAGCAGGTCCGACAGGCGCGCGGCGCCGCTCTGGCGGATGGCCTCAGCGGAGACGAGCTGCGTAGGCACAGGTACCTCGGTCAGCGGCCGGGCCGACCGGGTAGCCGTAATGACTACAGGGGGCAGGGGGATGGCCCGGCTTGTATCCAGGGCTACCTGCGGTAGCAGCACCAGCAGAAGCAGCGAGGTCATAGCTTGTTTGATATAAAATTTAGACTGAATATAAATTACAGGCTGGACCGATCCGATGCAAAGGGACAATTATGAAGTTGCAGTGAAAGCCGTCATCCGTGGAAGGAAGGGCCGGCCTGACTGGGCTTGCTATCTGCTGTTACAGGCTTACCGTCGCCACTGGAGCTGGAGCTGCAGGTGGCGGGGTGGGGCCAGTAGAGCCGGACGTTCTACGTAATAGTAGTCGAGGGCGTTTTTGATCAGCAAGGTGAGCATCAGGCCAGCACGCTGCCAGCTTAATCGCAGATCCAGCACGCGGATTGGTACGGTAACGTCGGCATCTGGTACAAAGCGGGCAAATTCCGTGTCGATGCGTTCCGGGCGGCTGGCCAGGCGCAGATCAGCGCCCATGCGAAGGTGGACCGGCAGCGCTATGGTCAGGCTCGTTTTGAGCAAATGGCGGCTTCGGAAGGACAGCGGAAGCGGTCGGGGGCCGGTTAGATCGTCCGCATCCAGCAGGGTATAGCCGAGCTGGGCTTTCAGCCAGGAGCCCAGGAGCTGCATGTCCACGGTGGTTTCCAGGCCGCGGATGCGGGCTCGGGTCAGGTTGACAAATTGAAAGGCCAGGCGATGGGCCTGAAAGCGCGGTTCGACCAGATCCCGATAATCGGTCCAGAACAGCGCCAGCGTGCTGCTCACGCTGGCCAGCGCGCCTGCGCGATAGCGAAAGCGCAGCCCGAGTTCATAACCAGTACTTGTTTCGGGGCGCAGGTCGGGGTTGGCCACAATGGGAAAGAACTCCTGGTTTTCGATGTAGCGCTCAGCTACACCGGGCACCCGAAAGCCCAGCCCAAAAGCGGCGTGCAGCGTCAGGTTGGGGCGGACCTGAAAGAGCACGTTGGCCCGGGGGCTGAGCCGCGTAATCCAGCGATTGGCACGAATCTGGTAGGCGTCAAAACGCAGTCCGCCGGTCAGCCGCCACCGAGGGGTGAGCGCCTCTTCCCATTGGCCGAACACAGATACTTCGGGCTGGCTGCGAAACGGATGGCCGTCTTCGGCAGGAAAGAATGAGGAGCGCGTGGCGACTGCGTCGGCCGATGCTCCAAACGTCAGGTAGCGTGTTTCAGCGGGTTGCCAGTCGAGCTGAACCTGTCCGCCATAGCGGAATCCCAGCGTGCCTTTTGAGAGCGGCTTCGGGCGGCCCTCATCGTCCAGCGGGCGCAGCGCCAGTACGTAGAGCCGGCCACTGATGGTGTAGAACAGGTTAGAGCCCGGGGCATGGGTAAAAGCCGGTAGCAGCGTCCACTGGAGGGATTCCGTATCGTTGGCACCTACAGCATCTTTGGCGCCGGTTGTGGGAATGCGGCCGGGATTGAGCGGATCGCGCAGGCCATTCCAGTACAGAAAAGAGTCATTGCGCCGCCAGGTCAGTCCGGAAAGCACTACGAGCCGCGCGTTTGCCGCAGGTTGCCAGCGCAGCTTGGTGTAGCCCTGAAGCAGAAGGCGCTTGCTGAAATTCAGGTGGCCGGTGTTGTGCAGATAGGTGAGATGGAGCCACCCACCTGCGCGGCTGCTCAGGCGCCGGGCGTGCGTGAAAATAACGGTGCCAAACGGGCGCCAACGGCGGGCGCCCGCCCAGCGCGCGCGCCACTGGGCGTAACGCACGGGGGCATATGCTCCTCCCGAGAGGCGCACTTCGGTTTCCGGTTGCTCAGGGAAATCGCGGGTGAGCACCTGGATGACGCCACCGAGCGCTCCGCTGCCGTAAAGCGCCGAGCCAGGTCCTTTGAGCACTTCGATCCGGTCAATCTGGGCAATGGGTAGCAGCTCGAAGGGCACGCCATCGGCATCAGGCGATAGCATGGGAAAGCCGTCGATGAGCAGCAGCACGCGGCTGCCAGCATTGTAGGTGAAGCCTGAGGATCCCCGGATGTTGACCTGGTTGCCGCTCATTTGCACGCCGGGGATGTAGCGTAAGGCATCGTCGAGCGTAAAAATGCCGCGTGCCGTTACGTCGCGCAGCGGCAGTACGGAAAGGCTGACCGGCACGTGATCCAGCAACTGGGCACGTCGGGCGGCTGTCACGACCACTTCAGGGGCTTCAATGACGGTAGGGATAAGGGCGAAATCCAGGCGTCGGTGTTCCCCGGGCGCCAGCGTAATGGTTTGCTCCGCCGGCACGTAGCCTACGGCCGAGGCCCGAACCGTGTAGGTTCCGGCCGGGATCCCTGCGATCAGGTAATGGCCGGTAGCGTCGGTGGCGTCTCCATAGAGCGTGCCGGTCAGGATTACATTTACGCCGATCAGGGGGGTGCCGTAGATGTCCCGCACCGTGCCTTCCAGCGTCGCCCGTTCGGGCTGGGCGCGCAGCGGGAGCGCAACGAGTAGCAGGAGCAGACGCGCGTATTTCATGGCGATCCAGGAAAGCTGGCAGGGTGTTGAAAGTCAGCTTCCAGCACGAGGGGGCGGCGTTCTCCGGGGCGAAGAATAAGGGGACGGTCATAAACTACAAGCGGCCGCCAGTCCAGCAGGCCGGGGCCAAATTTCCAAGCTATGCCACTATACAGAAAGGTGTCGGCCACCACGCCTTCCAGATCAAGTACGACGCGGAAGGTGTCGGTGTCAACAAAGCGGCGCAGTGTGTCGCTGATTACGAGCTCGTTAAAGCGGAGCAATAGGTCAAGGGCACTTTGCGGCACAAAGCGCATGGCTACAAAGCGCAGCTCCCGTACCGAGTCGGGAGGGGGCCAGCGGCCGGTGTAGTAAACCGTTCCTTCAATGGTAGCCAGCGGAGACGGGGGCGGCGGAGCCAGCCCTCCATCACATCCAGCTAAAAGTAGCAAGATGCTCAAAAACAATTGGCTTAAACGCTTTTGCGTGGGTTGTCTGTGAATTCGGAACAGAACCTTAACAGAATGGAAAGAATGCGCCTGGCAGTGTTTGGCGCGGGGATCCGGTGAATGTATATTTTCGACCGCGATCCGGTAGGCTGAGCCGTATCCTGAAATGGGCTCAACGCTGCTGTAAGCGGTTTCTGTGGATGTAAGCGTGGTGATCATCAATGAGACTATCCGATTTGCACTACGAATATCCTAAAAGTCTGATTGCCAAGTATCCGGCCGAGCCGCGCGACAGTGCTCGGCTCATGGTGCTTAACCGTAAGTGTAAAACCATCGAACATCGCATCTTTCGAGACATTGTGGATTACTTTAACGAAGGCGATGTTCTGGTGGTCAATAATACAAAAGTTTTTCCGGCGCGGCTCTATGGCCGAAAGGAGAAAACCGGTGCCCGGATCGAAGTGTTGCTGCTTCGCGAGCTGAACGCCGAAAGCCGACTCTGGGACGCCCTGGTTGATCCGGCCCGAAAGATTCGAGTAGGAAACAAAATCTACTTTGATGGGGGGTTGGTGGCGGAGGTAATTGACAACACAACCTCGCGGGGGCGGACCATACGCTTTCTGTTCGACGGTAACGATGAAGAGCTTTATCGCAAAATTGAGGAGATCGGTCACATGCCGCTGCCCCCGTATATCAAGCGCGAAGACGAGCCGGAGGATCGCGAGCGGTATCAGACCATCTTTGCCCGGGAAACGGGATCGGTAGCCGCGCCAACAGCCGGATTGCACTTTACGCCGGCTCTGGTGGAGCGGCTGAAGCAGAAAGGCGTCGACATTGTCCCGATTACGCTGCATGTGGGGCTGGGCACGTTTCGACCCATTGAGGT from Rhodothermus profundi encodes:
- a CDS encoding TonB-dependent receptor plug domain-containing protein; translation: MTSLLLLVLLPQVALDTSRAIPLPPVVITATRSARPLTEVPVPTQLVSAEAIRQSGAARLSDLLAQQPGLLLFEDHGTGLMIQGFEPDYTLLLLDGEPIIGRTAGTLDLDRFTVQGLDRIEIVRGPSSSLYGSEALAGVVNLIRRRPAAPLAATLHARTETHGTHQIGTTTELRRGRLGAFLLVDHYRTEGYDLAPDVFGPTAPALRDYTADVYLTWDLPRRSLLSLAARHHRQQRLSAFALADIPYDETYRQVDWSLHPRWQQQLTRRLRLDLSLYLTGYATRTRMTRQADGALYYQDRFAQAYRKLEVRLQQLLPHRQLLTIGSGAVQEALEGDRYAGRVTARSGFFFAQHEWAPRSWLEVVSGFRFDTHSDYASRFSPRLALLVRPSEHYRLRVSVGSGFKAPAFRQRYLVFTNTAAGYSVFGTARFREELERLQAAGQIARLLIDPDRVAPLRAESSVAFNLGGDVQLFKRLEVSLNLFHNEVRDLIDVQPVAQKTNQAFVYSYFNLERIYTRGLEATLTVRPRSAVTFGLSYQYLETADRDVLAAIDAGRLFGRTASGRDYRLQRQDYGGLFGRSRHSGTVHLRWRLAPLKGTVALWGIWRSRYGYRDVDGNGVVNRPDEYAPGYSLWHLTITRNLGRFLELQGGAFNLLNLRRPALMPFQPGRRWFVTLTVHVQP
- a CDS encoding TonB-dependent receptor, with the protein product MKYARLLLLLVALPLRAQPERATLEGTVRDIYGTPLIGVNVILTGTLYGDATDATGHYLIAGIPAGTYTVRASAVGYVPAEQTITLAPGEHRRLDFALIPTVIEAPEVVVTAARRAQLLDHVPVSLSVLPLRDVTARGIFTLDDALRYIPGVQMSGNQVNIRGSSGFTYNAGSRVLLLIDGFPMLSPDADGVPFELLPIAQIDRIEVLKGPGSALYGSGALGGVIQVLTRDFPEQPETEVRLSGGAYAPVRYAQWRARWAGARRWRPFGTVIFTHARRLSSRAGGWLHLTYLHNTGHLNFSKRLLLQGYTKLRWQPAANARLVVLSGLTWRRNDSFLYWNGLRDPLNPGRIPTTGAKDAVGANDTESLQWTLLPAFTHAPGSNLFYTISGRLYVLALRPLDDEGRPKPLSKGTLGFRYGGQVQLDWQPAETRYLTFGASADAVATRSSFFPAEDGHPFRSQPEVSVFGQWEEALTPRWRLTGGLRFDAYQIRANRWITRLSPRANVLFQVRPNLTLHAAFGLGFRVPGVAERYIENQEFFPIVANPDLRPETSTGYELGLRFRYRAGALASVSSTLALFWTDYRDLVEPRFQAHRLAFQFVNLTRARIRGLETTVDMQLLGSWLKAQLGYTLLDADDLTGPRPLPLSFRSRHLLKTSLTIALPVHLRMGADLRLASRPERIDTEFARFVPDADVTVPIRVLDLRLSWQRAGLMLTLLIKNALDYYYVERPALLAPPRHLQLQLQWRR
- the queA gene encoding tRNA preQ1(34) S-adenosylmethionine ribosyltransferase-isomerase QueA, which encodes MRLSDLHYEYPKSLIAKYPAEPRDSARLMVLNRKCKTIEHRIFRDIVDYFNEGDVLVVNNTKVFPARLYGRKEKTGARIEVLLLRELNAESRLWDALVDPARKIRVGNKIYFDGGLVAEVIDNTTSRGRTIRFLFDGNDEELYRKIEEIGHMPLPPYIKREDEPEDRERYQTIFARETGSVAAPTAGLHFTPALVERLKQKGVDIVPITLHVGLGTFRPIEVEDLTKHRMDSEYFIITEEAAERINRALLSPDHTVTAVGTTVVRALESSISATGTLKAGSGWTDKFIYPPYDFRIVERLITNFHMPRSTLLALVVAFAGHDFVMEAYRIAVQEKYRLFSFGDAMLIL